One window of the Podospora pseudocomata strain CBS 415.72m chromosome 7, whole genome shotgun sequence genome contains the following:
- a CDS encoding hypothetical protein (EggNog:ENOG503P43T; COG:S), whose translation MMQLPPSIVQSRLPINEPPPPPTITNKLPFFPHTRPLLSTMADSLPLQVAETLQTSHINPSPSAAHDTNPSTAASKKTPVHISPTSDPETDLSDLSDDDEDYPHSSSRKIKPVSRHHLPPLPDLRFEQSYLASIKNADTWWKIALITARDQMIMPLVQGVAYNLAICGWQHWNRNAQLSGQSLGARVRRWWWGVNNWPIPGERGYKRR comes from the exons ATGATGCAACTTCCTCCATCCATAGTGCAGTCCCGTCTCCCAATCAatgaaccaccaccacctcccactaTCACAAACAAGCTCCCTTTCTTCCCTCACACACGTCCATTGTTGTCCACCATGGCagactccctccccctccaggTAGCCGaaaccctccaaacctcgcacatcaacccctccccttccgcCGCCCAcgacaccaacccatccaccgccgcctccaaaaAGACTCCCGTCCACATCTCCCCAACATCAGACCCCGAAACCGACCTATCCGACCTctccgacgacgatgaagactACCCCCATTCCTCTTCCCGCAAAATAAAACCCGTCTcccgccatcacctccccccgctCCCCGACCTCAGGTTTGAACAGTCCTACCTCGCCAGCATCAAAAACGCGGATACCTGGTGGAAGATCGCTCTAATCACGGCGAGGGATCAG ATGATCATGCCTCTCGTTCAAGGCGTTGCTTACAACCTCGCGATTTGCGGTTGGCAGCATTGGAACAGAAATGCCCAGCTCAGCGGGCAGAGCCTGGGTGCGCGGgtgaggcggtggtggtggggtgtgaATAACTGGCCGATCCccggggagagggggtatAAGAGGAGGTAG
- the ERF1 gene encoding translation termination factor eRF1 (BUSCO:EOG09262CDO; COG:J; EggNog:ENOG503NU1U) has protein sequence MSDPNANEAEKNIEIWKVKKLIKRLEAARGNGTSMISLIIPPKDQISRAAKMLAEEYGTASNIKSRVNRQSVLSAITSTQQRLKLYNKVPPNGLVVYCGEILTSEGKERKVNIDFEPFKPINTSLYLCDNKFHTEALAELLESDQKFGFIVMDGNGALFGTLSGNTRDIVHKFSVDLPKKHGRGGQSALRFARLREEKRHNYVRKVAELAVQNFITNDKVNVMGIVLAGSADFKNDLNASDMFDQRLATKVIKVVDVSYGGENGFNQAIELASETLGNVKFIQEKKLIGKYFEEISQDTGRICYGVEDTLKALELGAVETLIVFENLEVTRWVLKDSNGAEIIIHSTKQQDAANRDRFMDKETGQEMEVVSQESFLEWIAEHYKDFGTTLEFVSDRSTEGNQFVKGFGGIGGILRYKVNFEQLNEVDDDDEYYDD, from the exons ATGAGCGACCCCAACGCCAacgaggcggagaagaac ATTGAGATAtggaaggtgaagaagttgaTTAAGCGCCTGGAGGCCGCTCGCGGCAATGGCACCAGCATGATCTCCCTCATTATTC CTCCCAAGGATCAGATTTCCCGTGCGGCCAAGATGTTGGCTGAAGAATAC GGTACCGCCTCCAACATCAAGTCCCGTGTCAATCGTCAGTCTGTCTTGTCGGCCATTACCTCGACCCAGCAGCGTCTCAAGCTGTACAACAAGGTCCCTCCCAATGGCCTCGTCGTCTACTGCGGTGAAATCTTGACCTCGGAAGGCAAGGAACGCAAGGTCAATATCGATTTCGAGCCCTTCAAGCCCATCAACACTTCGCTCTACCTCTGTGACAACAAGTTCCATACCGAGGCGCTTGCTGAGCTTCTCGAGTCTGATCAGAAGTTCGGTTTCATTGTCATGGACGGTAACGGAGCTCTGTTCGGCACCTTGAGTGGAAACACCCGCGACATTGTTCACAAGTTCTCGGTCGATCTTCCCAAGAAGCACGGTCGTGGTGGTCAGTCCGCTCTGCGTTTCGCCCGTCTCAGAGAGGAAAAGCGTCACAACTACGTGCGCAAGGTTGCCGAGTTGGCCGTCCAgaacttcatcaccaacgacaagGTTAACGTTATGGGTATTGTGCTTGCTGGTTCTGCCGATTTCAAGAACGATCTCAACGCCTCCGACATGTTCGATCAGCGTCTTGCCACCAaggtcatcaaggttgttgatgtgtcTTATGGTGGTGAGAACGGGTTCAACCAGGCCATCGAGTTGGCTTCTGAGACCCTCGGCAACGTCAAGTTCAttcaggagaagaagctcatcgGCAAGTACTTTGAGGAAATCAGCCAGGATACCGGCCGTATCTGCTATGGTGTTGAGGATACCCTCAAGGCTTTGGAGCTCGGTGCTGTCGAGACTTTGATTGTCTTTGAAAACCTCGAGGTCACACGCTGGGTCCTCAAGGACAGCAATGGTGCCGAGATTATCATTCATTCTACTAAGCAGCAGGATGCGGCTAACCGGGACCGGTTCATGGACAAGGAGACTGGCCAGGAGATGGAAGTTGTCTCCCAGGAGTCTTTCCTCGAGTGGATCGCCGAGCACTACAAGGATTTTGGTACCACTCTCGAGTTCGTTTCGGACAGGTCGACTGAGGGCAACCAATTCGTCAAGGGCTTTGGCGGTATCGGTGGTATCCTTCGGTACAAGGTCAACTTTGAGCAGTTGAACGaagtggatgacgatgatgagtaCTACGACGATTGA
- a CDS encoding hypothetical protein (COG:E; EggNog:ENOG504HA96) yields the protein MAEKTKVAFLGPVASYSHQATKLAFPDENTHELIPVKTIREVFDTVQARGTEYGVVPFENSTHGPVSMTLEALADRGDELRDVVVCGEVYLGVHHFLLGKKGGRLEDVRRVYSHPQAFGQTARWMRRFLPGVEMVEVSSTSKAAEIVATGGDEGWAAVAGEMAGREYGLGVLGERIEDRGDNETRFFVVGKKQERGEGRWKGKNLVSFCVGSHDEPGALAEVLGCFRERGLNLTSINSVPGLREGMRPFEYLFFVEFEGTGQVDEGERVKGVLEDLESKTKGWRYLGGWESARR from the exons ATGGCGGAAAAGACAAAAGTTGCCTTTTTAGGGCCGGTGGCTTCGTATTCTCACCAG GCAACAAAATTGGCCTTTCCGGATGAAAACACGCATGAGCTCATTCCCGTGAAGACGATCCGCG AAGTCTTCGATACGGTCCAAGCCAGGGGTACAGAATACGGCGTCGTCCCGTTCGAGAACTCAACCCACGGCCCGGTGTCAATGACGCTGGAAGCGCTGGCTGATCGGGGGGATGAACTGcgggatgtggttgtttgcGGGGAGGTGTACCTGGGGGTTCACCACTTTTTGCTTgggaagaaaggggggaggttggaggatgtgaggagggtgtaTAGTCATCCGCAGGCGTTTGGGCAGACGgcgaggtggatgaggaggtttttgCCTggggttgagatggtggaggttaGTAGTACGTCAAAGGCGGCGGAAATCGTGGCGacggggggggatgaggggtggGCGGCTGTGGCGGGGGAGATGGCGGGACGGGAGTATGGACTtggggtgctgggggagaggattgAGGATAGGGGGGATAACGAGACTCGGTTTTTTGTTGTGGGGAAGAAacaggaaaggggggaggggaggtggaaggggaagaatcTGGTCAGTTTTTGTGTGGGATCTCATGATGAGCCGGGGGCGTTggcggaggtgttggggtgTTTtagggagagggggttgaacCTGACGAGCATTAATAGTGTTcctgggttgagggaggggatgaggccGTTTGAGTATTTGTTTTTtgtggagtttgaggggacGGGGcaggtggatgagggggagagggtgaagggggttttggaggatttggagagcAAGACGAAGGGGTGGAGGTAtctgggggggtgggagagtgCGAGGAGGtag
- a CDS encoding hypothetical protein (EggNog:ENOG503P25Y; COG:S), translating to MHSIRPLLTHHLRLRPPPRLPHLLTPHDQKPYSSSPLPPPPLINPESYLASARQKFVSQPPKIISATLTRSKADQLTLALEDANPAFRQSHGEFEDGDPLPQGYHMVYFEPKISSYQPMADGTDPYHFPGGPFARRMWVGGEVDFEREYMGCMLLGEGGKETKAECREWVESEGVEVKGGKVFVEVGREYFAVTGKEKVKVLTEKRRLVFLRPLEEELARQVERLRLGDKKAVERKRIKVPWRPFFSFSLRPDAQFLSLFSVLTSNAHRIHLDSKYARVEEGYKDVLVHGPLTLVLMLEGLASYLHKSGKEKRRWIKSMSYRNLAPLFKGDEVRVCGALAKSQGRGEGEEEWVVWIEDFEGGLAVKGSATVVGRQVMGS from the coding sequence ATGCACTCAATacgccccctcctcacccaccacctccgcctccgtccaccaccacgactCCCTCATCTTCTCACACCTCACGACCAAAAACcatactcctcctcccctttaccaccaccaccactgatAAACCCCGAATCCTACCTCGCCTCCGCCCGCCAAAAGTTTGtctctcaaccccccaaaatcaTCTCAGCAACCCTCACCCGCTCAAAAGCAGACCAgctcaccctcgccctcgaaGACGCCAACCCCGCCTTTCGCCAATCGCACGGTGAATTCGAAGATGGTGACCCGCTTCCTCAGGGGTATCACATGGTTTACTTTGAACCTAAGATATCGTCTTACCAGCCGATGGCTGACGGGACAGACCCGTATCATTTCCCGGGGGGGCCTTTCGCAAGAAGgatgtgggttgggggggaggtagATTTTGAGAGGGAGTACATGGGGTGTATGTTGCTgggtgaaggggggaaggaaaCAAAGGCGGAGTGTAGGGAGTGGGTTGAgagtgagggggtggaggtgaagggggggaaggtttttgtcgaggtggggagggagtatTTTGCTGTGacagggaaagaaaaagtgaAGGTGCTGacagagaagaggaggctggtgTTTTTGAggccgttggaggaggagctggcgcgGCAGGTTGAGAGACTGAGACTGGGtgacaagaaggccgtggaGAGGAAAAGGATCAAGGTTCCTTGGAGACcgtttttttccttttctcttAGGCCGGATGCCCAGTTTTTGTCGTTGTTTTCTGTCTTGACGAGCAATGCTCATCGGATTCATCTTGATAGCAAGTatgcgagggtggaggaggggtataAGGATGTGCTGGTTCATGGGCCTTTGAcgctggtgttgatgttggagggTCTTGCGTCTTATTTGCACAAGAGtggaaaggagaagaggaggtggataaAGAGTATGAGCTATAGGAACTTGGCGCCGCTGTTTAagggggatgaggtgagggttTGTGGTGCTTTGGCCAAGAGTCAAGGgcgtggggaaggggaggaggagtgggtggttTGGATTGAGGATTTcgagggggggttggcggtcAAGGGGAGTGCTACTGTTGTTGGTAGGCAGGTGATGGGGTCGTGA
- the PEX3 gene encoding peroxin (COG:U; EggNog:ENOG503NZ41): MLAATKRWFRRNRTPLAIGAGVIGAGYVVTNYVLGKLQDARERMSSDRIAKENLRRRFEQNQEDCTFTVLALLPTATTNILEAMNTERITYEIQQMKGSAVARTKSIGSTSPPSLSAETDDDGRSMFSVSVTSDAGLQTSQLAVPTSIAAAISGDGNVPVDGAQEGDALSVPPKPKKTKRQLWNDLTISSITRAYTLLYTLSLLTMLTRIQLNLLGRRSYLSSVVSLATGSAQQTISLENNDDDGNNPEHYYGSDFEVNRRYLTFSWWLLNRGWVDVMQRVETAVRQVFGHLSPRDTVTIENFLQLTSNVRTLVEGSSPSSGVGTAWLRFLLPPEKLEDFVLRESGILDDSSPSPSPTGEDITPTSVQLRRLLDETADLIDSPTFSSVLTQILDAGFDTLKGQLAKDVVGVSTITEDMSGFTSRAVLLPKILSVLTRQAHDIGNGMPNRYLQAMEQVRDLEGFAAVVYSSNWQAEITQDEELEVLQREQQRRNETVAGGGVSGLVREEVRSPGLEGSTVVGGGDESVVVVGQDPQGSFEGAWERAVSPRR, encoded by the exons ATGTTGGCCGCCACGAAGCGGTGGTTCCGCCGCAACCGAACACCTCTCGCCATCGGTGCTGGTGTTATCGGCGCCGGCTATGTTGTCACCAATTATGTCTTGGGCAAGCTCCAGGATGCGCGCGAGCGCATGAGCAGCGATCGCATCGCCAAGGAGAA TCTGCGACGACGATTCGAACAAAACCAAGAGGACTGCACCTTCaccgtcctcgccctcctaCCTACCGCCACGACAAACATCCTCGAGGCGATGAACACAGAGAGAATCACATATGAAATCCAACAGATGAAAGGCTCTGCCGTAGCCAGGACGAAGAGCATCGGATCAACAAGTCCACCCAGCCTTTCTGCAGAGACAGATGACGATGGAAGGAGCATGTTCAGCGTCAGTGTCACAAGTGACGCCGGCCTACAAACAAGTCAGCTTGCCGTCCCAACCTCCATAGCAGCTGCCATCTCAGGGGACGGCAATGTCCCTGTCGACGGTGCCCAAGAAGGCGATGCCCTTTCAGtaccccccaaaccaaaaaagaccaaaaggCAACTCTGGAATGACCTCACCATCAGCT CTATCACCCGAGCCTACACCCTCCTCTACACGCTCTCCCTCCTAACCATGCTAACCCGCATTCaactcaacctcctcggccgccgctCCTACCTCTCCTCGGtcgtctccctcgccaccgGCTCCGCCCAGCAAACCATCTCCCTCGAaaacaacgacgacgacggcaacaATCCCGAGCACTATTATGGTTCCGACTTTGAAGTCAACCGCCGCTAcctcaccttctcctggTGGCTTCTCAACCGCGGCTGGGTAGACGTCATGCAGCGTGTAGAGACTGCCGTCCGCCAGGTCTTTggccacctctccccccgCGACACCGTTACAATCGAGAACTTCCTCCAACTCACCTCCAATGTCAGAACCCTTGTGGAAggctcctctccctcctcaggGGTGGGCACAGCTTGGCTCaggttcctcctccctcccgaAAAGCTTGAGGATTTCGTCCTTCGCGAATCAGGCATCTTGGATgactcctccccgtccccatccccaactgGGGAAGACATCACCCCTACCTCGGTCCAATTACGCCGGTTGTTGGATGAGACAGCCGACCTGATCGActcccccaccttctccagcGTTCTAACTCAGATCCTCGACGCGGGCTTTGATACTCTCAAGGGGCAGCTGGCCAAGGATGTGGTGGGTGTGTCAACCATAACAGAGGACATGTCCGGCTTCACGTCAAGAGCGGTGCTCCTTCCCAAGATCCTCTCCGTGCTTACGAGGCAGGCGCACGATATCGGGAATGGGATGCCGAACCGGTACTTGCAGGCGATGGAGCAGGTGAGGGATTTGGAGGGTTTTGCTGCGGTGGTGTATTCTTCCAATTGGCAAGCGGAGATCACgcaggatgaggagttggaggtgCTGCAGAGGGAGCAGCAGAGGAGAAATGAGACTGTCGCTGGGGGTGGCGTAAGTGGTcttgtgagggaggaggtcaGATCACCTGGGTTGGAAGGGTCAACCGttgtggggggtggtgatgagagtgttgttgtcgttgggCAAGATCCGCAGGGGAGTTTTGAGGGGGCGTGGGAACGGGCTGTGAGTCCGCGGAGGTAG
- a CDS encoding hypothetical protein (EggNog:ENOG503NVUK; COG:S), translating to MLLLLPLHPSPNDTTTTTTTATAVWITSPPFHYQHQSYQQISATMNAEGPPEFLLEAFADPNTVRDVVRGILHTIFFMRFFQSIQAATATRDCLGIDLAYVPDSAIETLIDQRATSLARQLDAERPSGGGGRGQITVQFFEKKRRKGTWFGADDELCWERWTIKITVAEPKTESDRAKVRKATETTLRSTVFKIMTCVTGHMDHIPPITESNVNPFPYRIYIGNPPSNQQSPSSQQKAATAAAGVGARVDAVAGGWAKKMGIY from the exons ATGTTACTTTTGctacccctccacccctcgCCCAATGACactacaaccaccaccaccaccgccacagcTGTCTGGATaacatcaccaccttttCACTATCAGCATCAGTCATATCAGCAAATATCAGCAACCATGAACGCGGAGGGCCCGCCCGAGTTTCTGCTCGAAGCATTCGCCGACCCTAACACGGTGCGGGATGTTGTTCGCG GTATTCTGCACACCATATTCTTTATGCGTTTCTTCCAGTCCATCCAGGCTGCCACAGCCACACGCGACTGTCTCGGGATCGACCTCGCCTACGTTCCCGACTCCGCAATCGAGACGCTGATCGACCAGCGCGCAACATCACTCGCACGACAACTAGACGCTGAGCGCCCATcaggaggaggtggccgCGGTCAGATCACTGTTCAGttctttgagaagaagcgTCGTAAGGGGACCTGGTTCGGGGCCGACGATGAGCTCTGCTGGGAGAGGTGGACCATCAAAATTACCGTCGCTGAACCCAAGACGGAGAGTG ACCGTGCTAAGGTCCGGAAAGCAACCGAAACCACGCTCCGCTCTACCGTCTTCAAGATCATGACCTGTGTGACCGGCCACATGGACCAcatccctcccatcaccgAATCCAACGTCAACCCCTTCCCGTACCGCATTTACATTGGTAATCCTCCAAGTAATCAGcaatcaccatcatcgcAACAAAAGGCTGccacggctgctgctggagtcGGAGCTAGAGTCGACGCTGTAGCGGGTGGCTGGGCAAAGAAGATGGGGATCTATTAG
- a CDS encoding hypothetical protein (EggNog:ENOG503NXHR; COG:E) — translation MLNNAGIRRGTISSQLKTRISHIPFCPVPYFTASILPDHPIITQPLTMADDDNITQHALVSSWFLGPRAENFQVLHDLFGTVLNHQAQARKTLYAGDPKFITEEMKELEDYQNSIKSLTSDVDKLSLELAAKSVPFWSPRYNAHMNMDVALSSIVGYMTAMMYNPNNVATEASPHTTKLEREVGQELARMLGYGTDSWGHITCDGSVANLEAIWAIRNLKFYPFSLKRAIEEGSLNFLAGAFEVKTSTGDAKLFTELSTWELLNLKPSTILEIPSTLAEQYSISSTFLQAALKPYLIQTTGKSVIEQKYGFEPGKFLISATKHYSWPKGGAISGIGSINFIDVDVDEEARMDTNDLRKRLKECVDAKIPIYGVVAIIGSTEHGACDPVAEIVKIRDEFERDEGISFAIHCDAAWGGYFAATLRERGDQDGFLPYVPAMPLQPYTVKQLRNLRHAESITIDPHKSGYINYPAGGLCYRDQRMRYLVTWTSPIVFHQGDALESMGVYGVEGSKPGAAATAAWLTHKTIGLHNDGYGRLLGEAVFSCTKLYCYWATMAPSPESESGADETQGEPDPEHESLKKSLVVVPLIRLPAEKAGESPEAIEAQKELIRNKILNRTNEELFEDKKTWKLLCELAGDLMINAFACNFKIGDNINQDVGEANYLNQWIFSQLSVSSDKDVVAARPLFLTSSVLGEEAYGRCLRTFKTRLGLDDGINLARGDLRFLVNVTMSPWPTSPDFMETIVKDFRAVALEGIKRCIKRNKLSPDVHGFIMQGVDEIYLTHIPMFNMANHRWQLVITGDLPPDVVEYYKKLRSENPGVVYTLANMEKETLENLLKPGSSTKWRLDVGIPPPGAPPLKDNIELSNIRVIVKESMSYAALETTYPDKMPFYLYGNKNEMHLDHVLKASPNAQISHERVTLDLESDLSDEQLRKGVVAVLDDVFENSIQPLPLDNDTNRVLLESAGLSLTKGAVHSVSVYETYEQYKDGSAPITTGKVTIGETTFANWPAVNMDPADVEKEEEHKHKH, via the exons ATGCTGAACAACGCTGGTATAAGAAGAGGCACCATTTCCAGCCAGCTCAAGACCAGAATCTCGCACATTCCTTTCTGTCCTGTACCTTACTTCACAGCATCCATCCTACCTgatcatcccatcatcacacaGCCCTTGACCATGGcggacgacgacaacataACCCAGCATGCTTTGGTCAGTTCCTGGTTCTTGGGCCCCAGGGCCGAGAATTTCCAGGTCCTTCACGATCTCTTTGGCACCGTCCTCAACCATCAAGCCCAGGCCAGAAAGACGCTCTATGCCGGAGACCCCAAGTTCATCACCGAAGAGATGAAGGAACTGGAAGACTACCAAAACAGCATCAAGAGTTTGACATCTGATGTCGATAAACTTTCCCTCGAGTTGGCCGCAAAGTCGGTGCCGTTTTGGTCTCCCAGATACAATGCTCATATGAATATGGATGTTGCCCTTTCCAGCATTGTTGGCT ACATGACGGCCATGATGTACAATCCCAACAATGTGGCTACTGAGGCTAGCCCACACACGACCAAGCTGGAGAGAGAGGTCGGACAGGAGCTTGCAAGAATGTTGGGATATGGAACAGATTCATGGGGCCACATCACTTGT GATGGATCCGTCGCTAACCTTGAGGCTATCTGGGCGA TCCGCAACCTCAAGTTTTATCCCTTCTCTCTCAAACGAGCAATTGAAGAAGGATCCCTGAATTTTCTTGCTGGTGCGTTCGAAGTCAAAACCAGCACAGGGGACGCCAAGCTATTCACAGAGTTGTCCACCTGGGAGCTGCTGAATCTCAagccctccaccatcctcgagaTACCGTCAACTCTGGCTGAGCAGTACTCCATCTCTTCAACTTTCTTGCAGGCTGCTCTCAAACCCTACCTCATTCAGACCACCGGAAAGAGCGTGATTGAGCAAAAGTATGGGTTTGAACCTGGGAAGTTCTTGATCAGTGCTACCAAGCATTATTCCTGGCCCAAGGGCGGAG CCATCTCTGGTATTGGCTCGATCAACTTTATCGACGTCGATGTAGACGAAGAGGCTCGCATGGACACCAACGACCTTCGAAAGCGCCTGAAGGAATGTGTTGACGCCAAGATCCCAATCTATGGCGTGGTAGCCATCATCGGCTCTACTGAGCACGGTGCCTGCGACCCCGTGGCTGAGATTGTCAAGATTCGTGACGAGTTTGAAAGGGACGAAGGCATCTCCTTCGCCATTCACTGCGATGCCGCCTGGGGAGGCTATTTTGCTGCCACGCTCAGGGAGCGGGGAGACCAAGACGGTTTCCTTCCGTATGTACCCGCTATGCCCTTGCAGCCATATACTGTGAAGCAGCTTCGGAACCTCCGCCACGCCGAGAGCATCACTATCGACCCGCACAA GTCTGGTTACATCAATTATCCCGCGGGCGGGCTCTGCTACCGTGACCAGCGTATGAGATACCTCGTTACCTGGACCAGCCCTATTGTTTTCCATCAAGGTGATGCTTTGGAAAGCATGGGTGTTTACGGTGTGGAGGGTAGCAAGCCAGGCGCAGCAGCGACTGCTGCATGGTTGACGCACAAAACGATAGGTCTGCACAATGATGGTTATGGTAGATTGCTGGGTGAGGCTGTTTTCTCCTGCACAAAG CTGTACTGTTATTGGGCCACCATGGCCCCGTCCCCAGAATCTGAATCGGGCGCAGACGAGACACAGGGGGAACCTGACCCCGAACATGAGTCACTCAAGAAATCCCTCGTCGTTGTTCCTCTCATTCGTCTTCCGGCGGAGAAGGCAGGCGAGTCACCGGAGGCTATTGAAGCCCAGAAGGAGCTTATCAGAAACAAGATCTTGAACCGGACCAACGAAGAGCTTttcgaggacaagaagacATGGAAGCTTTTGTGTGAGCTGGCTGGTGACCTCATGATCAATGCGTTTGCGTGCAACTTCAAGATTGGGGACAACATCAATCAGGATGTG GGAGAAGCGAACTATCTCAACCAGTGGATCTTCTCACAGCTTTCCGTCTCGTCCGACAAGGATGTTGTGGCAGCGCGCCCCCTATTCCTGACCTCATCTGTACTCGGTGAAGAGGCTTATGGCAGATGCCTTCGTACTTTCAAGACCCGCCTGGGACTCGACGACGGTATCAACTTGGCCCGGGGCGACCTTCGATTCCTGGTCAATGTCACAATGAGCCCCTGGCCCACGAGTCCAGACTTTATGGAGACTATAGTCAAGGACTTCAGGGCAGTCGCGCTCGAAGGGATCAAACGCTGCATCAAGCGTAACAAGCTCAGTCCTGATGTTCATGGCTTCATCATGCAGGGCGTGGATGAGATCTACCTCACGCACATCCCCATGTTCAACATGGCCAACCACCGCTGGCAACTGGTCATCACGGGCGATCTCCCCCCGGATGTGGTGGAGTACTACAAGAAGCTGCGCAGCGAGAACCCAGGCGTGGTTTACACACTTGCCAACATGGAAAAAGAGACTCTGGAGAACCTGCTCAAACcaggcagcagcaccaagtGGCGCCTGGACGTGGGGATACCCCCGCCGGGCGCACCGCCGCTCAAGGACAACATCGAGCTAAGCAACATCAGGGTCATAGTCAAGGAGTCCATGTCTTACGCCGCCTTGGAGACGACATACCCAGACAAGATGCCGTTCTACCTGTACGGTAACAAGAACGAAATGCACCTTGATCACGTGCTGAAAGCCTCTCCCAACGCCCAGATCAGCCACGAGCGGGTGACTCTTGACCTGGAGTCTGATCTGAGCGATGAGCAATTAAGGAAGGGGGTAGTTGCCGTATTGGACGATGTGTTTGAGAACAGCATCCAGCCTTT GCCCCTTGATAATGACACCAACCGCGTCCTCCTCGAATCGGCAGGCCTTTCCCTCACAAAGGGTGCTGTTCATAGCGTGTCTGTATACGAGACGTATGAGCAGTACAAGGATGGCTCGGCGCCCATCACTACGGGCAAGGTTACAATCGGGGAGACTACTTTTGCCAACTGGCCTGCTGTCAACATGGACCCTGCGGatgtggagaaggaggaggaacacaAACACAAGCACTGA